The following proteins are co-located in the Vigna angularis cultivar LongXiaoDou No.4 chromosome 2, ASM1680809v1, whole genome shotgun sequence genome:
- the LOC128195243 gene encoding uncharacterized protein LOC128195243, translating into MAPRLPPPPQPNEPDASNNSRLLENVIERLQQQNTTLMEQNATLMQQNQAAMQSLEASRANSETTQRQLMEILAATRGASGASSSNAAQPNAEWSLESFLQHHPVKFSGKGFPDEADQWLRDMERIFNAKRCPDENRLAYTEYLLTGEASHWWASARAIVTDAHQQITWEVFRNKFYEEYFPDSVRFAKEVEFLQLVQGGMSVSEYTNKFKHLIRFNTLATSGEWQCRKFENGLRSDLKVMISSLCIRTFPAMVERAKVLEKNMAEAERHKKQQTARGPIVSRGNVNQRGSPYARPAVNASGSQALVPAGQSGQQGSVVCFKCGGPHYRSSCPQLVGVKYCTRCRRNGHLENECNMGGRAVMRPPNAGRNQQGRGGRAQATGRVYAITGAEAASSGTLVTGTCLVHGIPCCVLFDFGATHSFISKACVEKLGIVERDMQFDLVVSTPAAGELRTSTVCIRCPIVVEGHSYKVNLICLPLKDLEIILGMDWLAVNHILIDCGNKELVLTDEDEECVGVTLGQLKEDIMEGASCFLIMTHEDQELGELRQERASVVDSKERTSILEEFQDVFPEEIPGLLPVREIEFTIDLVTTAAPISVQPYRMAPAELVELKKQIEELMEKQFIRPSVSPWGAPVLLVKKKDGSSRLCIDYRQLNKLTIKNKYPLPRIDDLLDQLHGATVFSKIDLRSGYHQIRVKEDDIQKTAFRSRYGHYEYVVMPFGVTNAPAVFMDYMNRIFRPYLDKFVVVFIDDILIYSKTQAEHEEHLRAVLSVLRENELYAKLSKCEFWMKEVQFLGHIVSAGGISVDPAKVQAVMEWERPRSVTEVRSFVGLAGYYRRFIEGFSKIVAPLTQLTRKDQPFAWTDLCEERFQELKVKLTSAPVLIIPDTSKPFEVYCDASHQGLGCVLMQERRAKELNMRQRRWLEFLKDYEFELLYHPGKANVVADALSRKAVHVSVMMVRELSLVESFRDLRLQFELEPKSIKCCNLSISSDVFDRIWMKQREDEELEGENVLTGPELIQQTTEKVKLIQDRLKTSLSRQKSYADRRRRPLEFAAGDHVFLRLNPITGVGRVVRPKKLSPKFIGPYQILKKIGPVAYELALPPQLSNIHPVFHVSQLRRYIANPSHVLELENIQLRQDRTLELQPVRIEDERTKLHKGKDVRLVKIVWDAKTGDSTWEVESAMRDLYPHLFTNGRAPLEEMLEEENLEDANLVEVEVKAEP; encoded by the exons ATGGCACCTAGATTGCCTCCCCCTCCTCAACCGAATGAACCTGATGCTTCCAACAACTCTAGATTGTTGGAGAACGTCATTGAGAGActccaacaacaaaataccACCCTCATGGAACAAAACGCCACGCTGATGCAGCAAAACCAAGCTGCTATGCAGAGTCTGGAGGCATCTCGTGCAAATTCTGAGACCACGCAGAGACAGTTAATGGAGATACTTGCAGCAACTAGAGGTGCGTCTGGAGCATCCTCTTCAAACGCTGCCCAACCAAATGCtgaatggagtttggagagttttctccaaCATCATCCGGTCAAGTTCAGTGGGAAAGGTTTTCCGGATGAAGCGGATCAGTGGCTGAGAGATATGGAGAGAATTTTTAACGCCAAGAGATGTCCGGATGAAAACCGCTTGGCGTATACGGAGTACTTGCTGACTGGGGAAGCAagccactggtgggcgagcgCCAGAGCTATTGTAACGGACGCTCACCAGCAGATTACTTGGGAAGTGTTCAGAAACAAGTTCTATGAAGAGTACTTCCCTGACAGCGTCCGTTTTGCAAAGGAGGTTGAGTTTTTACAGCTGGTTCAAGGGGGAATGTCAGTTTCTGAATATACCAACAAGTTCAAGCACCTTATTCGGTTTAATACACTGGCCACCAGTGGAGAGTGGCAGTGTAGGAAGTTTGAGAACGGTTTAAGGAGTGATTTGAAGGTGATGATTTCAAGCCTGTGCATAAGAACGTTTCCTGCCATGGTTGAGAGGGCCAAGGTGTTGGAGAAGAACATGGCGGAAGCGGAACGGCACAAGAAACAGCAAACAGCAAGGGGGCCGATTGTCTCAAGGGGAAATGTGAATCAGAGAGGATCCCCTTATGCTCGTCCAGCAGTTAACGCGAGTGGATCTCAAGCCTTGGTCCCTGCTGGACAGTCTGGGCAGCAAGGTAGCGTTGTATGTTTCAAGTGTGGAGGGCCACATTATCGATCGTCATGTCCTCAGCTAGTTGGAGTGAAATATTGCACTCGGTGTAGGCGAAATGGCCATCTGGAGAACGAGTGCAACATGGGCGGACGCGCAGTAATGAGGCCGCCGAACGCTGGGAGAAATCAGCAGGGAAGAGGTGGTCGAGCCCAAGCTACTGGACGGGTGTATGCAATCACTGGAGCGGAGGCAGCGAGCTCAGGTACGCTCGTCACTGGTACCTGCCTAGTTCATGGAATACCTTGCTGtgtgttatttgattttggGGCGACGCACTCCTTCATATCGAAGGCATGTGTTGAAAAGCTGGGGATTGTGGAGAGAGAtatgcagttcgacttggtggtaTCAACACCAGCGGCTGGAGAGCTTAGGACATCTACCGTATGCATTAGATGTCCTATTGTGGTTGAGGGGCATAGTTATAAggtgaatttaatctgtttacCTTTGAAGGACTTGGAAATCATTCTagggatggattggttggctgtCAACcacattctcatagattgtggcAATAAGGAGTTAGTATTAACGGACGAAGATGAAGAATGCGTAGGTGTGACGCTCGGTCAATTGAAAGAAGATATTATGGAGGGCGCGTCTTGCTTCTTGATCATGACGCATGAAGACCAAGAGCTGGGAGAATTGAGGCAAGAACGAGCATCCGTTGTTGACAGTAAAGAACGAACGTCCATTTTGGAGGAATTCCAGGACgtttttccagaagaaataCCAGGGTTACTTCCTGTGCGTGAGATTGAATTCACCATTGACCTGGTGACCACAGCAGCCCCTATATCTGTTCAACCGTACCGTATGGCGCCTGCAGAGTTGGTTGAACTCaaaaagcagattgaagagCTAATGGAGAAGCAATTCATAAGACCGAGCGTATCGCCCTGGGGAGCGCCTGTActcttagtgaagaagaaggatggcagctctcggttatgtatagactacaggcaattgaacaagctgaccatcaagaacaaatacccgttgccaaggattgatGACTTGTTGGATCAACTGCATGGGGCAACGGTGTTCTCTAAGATTGATTTGCGTTCGGGATATCACCAAATCAGGGTGAAGGAGGACGACATCCAGAAGACTGCTTTTAGGTCGCGttatggacactacgagtatgtagtgatgccatttggAGTAACAAACGCTCCTGCAGTgttcatggattatatgaacCGCATCTTCCGGCCATACTTGGACAAGTTTGTGGTCGTTTttatagatgatattctcatctactctAAGACCCAAGCTGAGCatgaagaacacttgagggCAGTGCTGAGCGTGTTGAGGGAAAATGAGTTGTATGCAAAACTGTCcaagtgtgaattctggatgaaggaggtGCAGTTTCTGGGCCATATTGTGTCCGCTGGAGGGATCTCGGTAGACCCAGCAAAGGTACAAGCGGTTATGGAATGGGAACGCCCGCGTTCAGTCACGGAGGTGAGAAGCTTCGTTGGTcttgcgggctactataggcgtttCATTGAGGGgttttctaagatagtagcaccgTTGACGCAACTTACAAGGAAGGATCAGCCGTTCGCTTGGACTGATTTGTGTGAGGAGCGTTTTCAAGAGCTGAAAgtgaagttgacgagcgctcctgTACTAATCATTCCGGACACGTCCAAGCCTTTTGAAGTGTACTGCGACGCGTCTCATCAAGGGTTGGGTTGTGTGCTGATGCAAGAAAGACGAGCG aaggagctgaATATGAGACAGAGACGTTGGTTAGAGTTCTTAAAAGACTATGAGTTTGAGTTGCTCTATCATCCTGGGAAGGCCAATGTAGTGGCGGACGCTCTAAGCAGGAAGGCAGTGCATGTCTCGGTTATGATGGTGAGAGAGTTAAGTTTAGTGGAGAGTttcagagatctaaggttacagttcGAATTAGAACCGAAAAGCATCAAGTGTTGTAACCTTAGCATATCTAGCGATGTGTTTGATCGGATTTGGATGAAGCAACGCGAGGATGAAGAGCTG GAAGGAGAGAACGTGCTAACCGGACCTGAGCTCATCCAACAAACAACCGAGAAAGTTAAATTGATCCAAGATAGATTGAAGACGTCCTTGAGCAGGCAGAAATCCTATGCggatagaagaagaagaccattggagtttgcTGCAGGAGACCACGTGTTCTTAAGACTAAATCCGATCACTGGAGTAGGCAGAGtggttcgtccaaagaagctgtcTCCCAAGTTCATAGGGCCGTACCAGATTTTGAAGAAGATTGGACCAGTAGCTTATGAGCTTGCCTTGCCTCCTCAACTATCAAATATACATCCGGTCTTCCATGTGTCTCAACTTAGGAGGTATATAGCTAATCCCTCTCATGTCTTGGAGCTGGAGAATATTCAACTGCgccaagaccgaacgttggaGTTACAACCAGTCCGCATTGAAGATGAACGCACCAAGCTACATAAAGGAAAGGACGTTCGTTTGGTGAAGATAGTGTGGGACGCTAAGACTGGTGACTCAACTTGGGAAGTGGAGAGTGCAATGAGGGACTTGTATCCACACTTGTTTACGA atggtagAGCAcctcttgaagaaatgctggaagaagaaaatttggaagatgcaaatCTGGTTGAGGTAGAAgtcaaggccgagccttag